In the Quercus lobata isolate SW786 chromosome 5, ValleyOak3.0 Primary Assembly, whole genome shotgun sequence genome, one interval contains:
- the LOC115991077 gene encoding uncharacterized protein LOC115991077: MDKSWMKKQRGSREYIEGVLKFVEFASKHASDGKIFCPCTKCMNMNLVLPGVAREHLWSKGMLQNYTLWKWHGESAAAPTATECGSSHVQESLEQYGDFRGMLHDLCPTHGMPPEPMDEGETVQQPAEGPNDGAQKFYKMIDDVHKPLYAGCTKFSIFSANVMCFQLKTLCGWTNKSFTMLLQLLMDMLPSDAKLPKDHYEAKKIVRDLGLGYEKIHACPNDCMLFWKENVNLDACPCCEESRWKPNEASVTNNNASSSKGKKKAAKILRWFPLKPRLQRLFLSPDLAIC; the protein is encoded by the coding sequence ATGGATAAAAGTTGGATGAAGAAGCAGAGGGGTTCAAGGGAATATATTGAAGGTGTACTTAAATTTGTGGAATTTGCATCAAAACATGCAAGCGATGGGAAAATCTTTTGTCCTTGTACCAAATGTATGAATATGAATTTGGTACTGCCAGGGGTGGCACGTGAACATCTTTGGAGTAAGGGGATGCTTCAAAATTACACACTTTGGAAATGGCATGGGGAATCGGCAGCTGCGCCAACTGCCACTGAATGTGGGAGTAGTCATGTCCAAGAGTCCTTAGAACAATACGGTGACTTTCGTGGGATGTTGCATGATTTGTGCCCCACGCATGGAATGCCACCTGAACCAATGGACGAAGGGGAAACTGTGCAACAACCGGCTGAAGGTCCAAATGATGGTGCACAAAAGTTTTACAAAATGATAGATGATGTCCACAAACCTTTATATGCTGGGTGTACAAAATTTAGCATATTCTCAGCCAACGTTATGTGTTTCCAGTTGAAGACTCTTTGTGGTTGGACGAACAAGTCATTTACTATGTTGCTTCAACTCTTGATGGATATGCTCCCTTCTGACGCTAAGTTGCCAAAGGACCATTATGAGGCTAAGAAAATAGTTCgagatttgggtttggggtaTGAGAAGATCCATGCTTGTCCCAATGATTGTATGCTATTTTGGAAGGAGAATGTTAACCTCGACGCATGTCCTTGTTGCGAAGAAAGTAGGTGGAAACCAAATGAGGCATCTGTTACAAATAATAATGCCTCATCTAGTAAGGGAAAGAAGAAAGCTGCAAAGATCCTACGCTGGTttcccttaaagccaagattGCAGCGATTATTTTTGTCACCCGACTTGGCTATATGCTAA